A region of Pyxidicoccus parkwaysis DNA encodes the following proteins:
- a CDS encoding histone deacetylase family protein, which produces MTTTLLLTDPLFQKHDPGQGHPESPARLQRVLGVLASTPVAGTVMASPRSATDAELAAVHTPELLAYLERLSGHRAQIDPDTQVSEDSVDAARLAAGASVQAVEAVMKGQATNAFALVRPPGHHAEPGRSMGFCLFNNVAVAAEAGRRLGAERVLVLDWDVHHGNGTQAAFWGRRDVMYQSVHQFPYYPGTGAAPEVGVGEGEGYTLNIGLPGGNSDADYGMLFEEVFLPVAEAYRPQLVLVSAGFDPHQHDPIGGMDLTERGFAAMCSAMKSLAERVCDGRLVLLLEGGYSLEGLSQSVHACVEVLAGRRDSFPTGPTHADAKHALNASRDALRPYWPML; this is translated from the coding sequence ATGACCACTACCCTCCTGCTGACCGACCCGCTCTTCCAGAAGCATGACCCGGGCCAGGGCCATCCGGAGTCCCCGGCGCGGCTGCAGCGCGTGCTGGGCGTGCTGGCCAGCACACCGGTGGCGGGCACGGTGATGGCGTCGCCCCGCTCGGCCACGGACGCGGAATTGGCGGCGGTGCACACCCCGGAGCTGCTCGCCTACCTGGAGCGGCTGAGTGGCCACCGGGCGCAAATCGACCCGGACACGCAGGTGTCGGAGGACAGCGTGGACGCGGCGAGGCTCGCGGCGGGCGCGTCGGTGCAGGCGGTGGAGGCGGTGATGAAGGGCCAGGCCACCAACGCCTTCGCGCTGGTGCGTCCGCCGGGACACCACGCCGAGCCGGGCCGGTCCATGGGCTTCTGCCTCTTCAACAACGTGGCCGTCGCCGCGGAGGCCGGCCGCAGGCTGGGCGCGGAGCGCGTCCTCGTGCTCGACTGGGACGTGCACCACGGCAACGGCACGCAGGCGGCGTTCTGGGGCCGGCGCGACGTCATGTACCAGTCCGTGCACCAATTTCCCTACTACCCGGGCACCGGCGCGGCCCCCGAGGTGGGCGTGGGCGAGGGCGAAGGCTACACCCTCAACATCGGCCTGCCGGGCGGCAACTCGGACGCGGACTACGGCATGCTCTTCGAGGAGGTGTTCCTCCCCGTGGCCGAGGCGTACCGGCCGCAACTGGTGCTGGTGTCCGCCGGCTTCGACCCGCACCAGCACGACCCGATTGGCGGCATGGACCTCACCGAGCGCGGCTTCGCGGCCATGTGCTCGGCGATGAAGTCCCTCGCCGAGCGCGTGTGTGACGGACGGCTCGTGCTGCTGCTGGAGGGCGGCTACTCGCTGGAGGGGCTGTCCCAGTCCGTGCACGCCTGCGTGGAGGTGCTCGCCGGGCGCAGGGATTCGTTCCCCACCGGGCCCACGCACGCGGACGCGAAGCACGCACTCAACGCCAGCCGCGACGCGCTCCGCCCGTACTGGCCCATGCTGTAG